A genomic segment from Oncorhynchus keta strain PuntledgeMale-10-30-2019 chromosome 9, Oket_V2, whole genome shotgun sequence encodes:
- the LOC118387641 gene encoding smoothelin-like protein 1 — MIRAALRDLLKKKREKREKERGSRQDDLRQQALSKADSGRMGMNRGQTSNHQPKSHMHSQFPASTTSSLSKTTSSMANPAIATAHQSSPVAAAPNMKNVKQMLLDWCRAKTEPYEGVEIHNFSSSWSDGIAFCALVHRFFPDAFEYSILNPNARKDNFELAFSTAERLADCPPLLDVEDLLRMREPDWKCVYTYIQEFYRCLVEKGLVKTKKKL, encoded by the exons ATGATCCGCGCTGCATTGAGGGACCTGCTCAAGAAGAAGAGAG agaAGCGAGAGAAAGAGCGGGGGTCACGGCAAGATGACCTGAGACAGCAGGCTTTGAGTAAAGCAGACTCAGGACGAATGGGAATGAACAGGGGCCAGACCAGCAATCACCAGCCTAAATCCCACA TGCACAGCCAATTTCCTGCATCAACCACCAGCTCCTTGTCTAAGACAACTAGCAG CATGGCCAACCCAGCTATCGCAACAGCCCATCAGTCTTCCCCTGTCGCTGCAGCACCCAACATGAAAAATGTCAAGCAGATGTTACTGGATTGGTGCAGGGCCAAAACCGAACCATATGAG GGGGTGGAAATCCACAACTTCTCCTCCAGTTGGAGTGATGGCATAGCGTTCTGTGCGCTGGTGCACAGGTTCTTCCCAGATGCATTTGAGTACTCCATCCTCAACCCCAACGCACGCAAGGACAACTTTGAGCTGGCCTTCAGCACTGCAGA GAGGCTGGCAGATTGCCCCCCTCTGCTGGACGTTGAAGACTTGCTGCGGATGCGTGAGCCTGACTGGAAGTGTGTGTACACATACATCCAGGAGTTCTACCGATGCCTGGTGGAGAAAGGCCTAGTTAAAACTAAAAAGAAACTCTAA